In the genome of Fusobacterium sp., one region contains:
- a CDS encoding acetyl-CoA hydrolase/transferase family protein codes for MNWRDEYRKKVCFPEEAVKKIKSDSRVVICHAAGEPQTLVDAMVHNYMEYKNVEIVHMVALGKCEYMKPEMEGHFRHNGLFLGGGTRDVINAGNGDYTTSFFFEIPKLFKKGGTLPVDIALIQVSPPDEHGYCSMGITCDYTKAAAENAKCVIAQVNKFMPRVLGDNFIHISEIDVIVEKDEPIIILNPPKIGDIERKIGEYCASLINDGDTLQLGIGAIPDAVLTFLKNKKDLGIHSEMISDGVVELVEAGVINNSKKTLHKGKSIVSFLMGTRKLYDYVDDNPSVEIHPVDYVNDPRVISKNENIVSINSAIQVDLMGQVNAETIGTKQFSGTGGQVDFVRGTAFALNGKSIIAVPSTASKGKVSRITAYLDEGAAVTTSRNDVQYIITEYGIADLKGKTLRERAKELIKIAHPNFREELTQEALKKFKTI; via the coding sequence ATGAATTGGAGAGATGAGTACAGGAAAAAAGTGTGCTTTCCAGAGGAAGCTGTGAAGAAAATAAAATCAGACAGCCGTGTAGTTATATGTCATGCAGCTGGAGAACCACAAACATTGGTAGATGCAATGGTACATAATTATATGGAATATAAAAATGTTGAAATTGTTCATATGGTAGCTCTTGGAAAATGTGAATATATGAAACCAGAAATGGAAGGACATTTCAGACATAATGGACTTTTTTTAGGAGGAGGAACCAGAGATGTTATAAATGCAGGAAATGGTGATTATACAACATCATTCTTTTTTGAAATACCCAAATTATTTAAAAAAGGTGGAACACTTCCAGTGGATATAGCCTTAATCCAAGTATCTCCACCTGATGAACATGGATACTGCAGTATGGGAATAACTTGTGATTATACAAAAGCAGCAGCTGAAAATGCAAAATGTGTAATAGCTCAGGTAAATAAATTTATGCCAAGAGTGCTAGGAGATAATTTTATACATATATCAGAAATAGATGTAATAGTAGAGAAAGATGAACCTATAATTATTTTAAATCCGCCTAAAATAGGAGATATTGAAAGAAAGATAGGAGAATACTGTGCAAGTTTAATAAATGATGGAGATACTTTGCAATTAGGAATAGGAGCTATACCTGATGCAGTACTTACATTTCTAAAAAATAAAAAAGATTTAGGTATACATTCAGAAATGATATCTGATGGAGTTGTAGAATTAGTAGAGGCAGGGGTTATAAATAACAGTAAAAAAACTCTGCATAAGGGTAAATCAATAGTAAGTTTTCTTATGGGAACTAGAAAATTATATGATTATGTAGATGATAATCCAAGTGTAGAAATACATCCTGTAGATTATGTAAATGATCCAAGAGTTATATCAAAAAATGAAAATATAGTTTCTATTAACTCAGCTATACAAGTAGATCTAATGGGGCAGGTAAATGCTGAAACTATTGGAACAAAACAATTCAGTGGAACTGGTGGTCAGGTAGATTTTGTGAGAGGAACAGCATTCGCTTTAAATGGAAAATCAATAATAGCAGTACCTTCAACAGCTTCTAAAGGAAAAGTTTCAAGAATAACTGCTTATTTAGACGAAGGAGCAGCTGTAACAACTTCAAGAAATGATGTACAGTATATAATTACTGAATATGGTATTGCTGATCTGAAAGGAAAGACTTTGAGAGAAAGAGCAAAAGAACTTATAAAAATAGCTCATCCTAATTTCAGAGAGGAATTGACTCAAGAGGCACTAAAAAAATTTAAAACAATTTAG